In the Hordeum vulgare subsp. vulgare chromosome 7H, MorexV3_pseudomolecules_assembly, whole genome shotgun sequence genome, one interval contains:
- the LOC123413079 gene encoding probable ubiquitin conjugation factor E4 — MASPSTPAPSPSPSRPQRSPDEVEDIILRKILLVSLAPPSSPNPAVPYLELTAAELLSESRPLLALRDAAERLLIDRLSLPDASPPPFAFLASAFGRAADEARKISTIRDPALQARLRASIAHVRGLILSYARIVAGNPDTFPTPPNAPHPAAELLVFLLAEAADPLDSAPAPGSPPPPGFLDELFGSADYDAVEPVMGELYERLRQSVDKVSALGDFQRPLRVLKRLVGIPNCAKALVQHPKWIPKNQIMLIGEGRTMEICSLLGAFFHVSAIPDREFASQPDVGQQCFSDASTRRPADLLSSFAAIQNVMNSLQDGLRDVLLVLLKNSDTREKVLEYLAAVINTNAGRSGMRVDPLKCASSGMFVNLSGVMLRLCEPFLDKMESMKGKIDVKYLFCNKRVDFKSLTAVNASSEEVSSWIESWSQDNANGKANEENFSFICECFFMTARVLNLGVMKAVADLKHISQELSRCEDDLEANKAIRDQGGSSPQLEQDITRLEKIVAALSQEQFCYESQILRDSSFLQRALSFYRLMILWSVGLVGGFKMPLPSECPMEFSCIPEHFLDDAMDLLALTSRIPKALEGFPLDDFLNFNIMFMASSTYIKNPYLKAKMVEVLKSWMPQRRGLKSTASLFEGHQLCLDYLVKNLLKLYVDIEFTGSHTQFFDKFNIRHNIAELLEYLWDVPSHRNAWRQMAKQEEKGVYLNFLNFLINDSIYLLDESLKRILELKEIEAEMANTVAWESRPAEEREERLRAFHQSENIARFDMKLANEDVGMLAFTSEQIPAPLLLPEMVERVASMLNYFLLQLAGPQRKSLTVKDPEKYEFKPKQLLKQIATIYVHIARGDKEAIFPAAISKDGRSYSEQLFASASNILWKIGVDPQIIQEFMQLADKAKAAAAEAMDAEAILGDIPDEFLDPIQYTLMKDPVILPSSRVTIDRPVIVRHLLSDGTDPFNRSQLTQDMLIPDTDLKLRIEEFVRSQQSRKRRAVDSETGEPDGAADMVE, encoded by the coding sequence ATGGCGTCCCCGTCCACGCcggcgccgtcgccgtcgccgtcgcggcCGCAGCGCTCGCCGGACGAGGTGGAGGACATCATCCTCCGCAAGATCCTCCTCGTCTCCCTCGCGCCCCCGTCCTCCCCCAACCCCGCCGTGCCCTACCTCGAGCTCACCGCCGCCGAGCTCCTCTCCGAGTCGCGCCCCCTCCTCGCCCTCCGCGACGCCGCCGAGCGCCTCCTCATCGACCGGCTCTCCCTCCCGGACGCCTCGCCGCCGCCCTTCGCGTTCCTCGCATCTGCCTTCGGCCGCGCCGCCGACGAGGCCCGCAAGATCTCCACGATCCGCGACCCCGCCCTCCAGGCGCGGCTGCGGGCGTCCATCGCCCACGTCCGCGGGCTCATCCTCTCCTACGCGCGCATCGTCGCGGGGAACCCGGACACCTTCCCGACGCCCCCCAACGCGCCCCACCCCGCCGCCGAGCTTCTCGTCTTTCTGCTCGCGGAGGCCGCCGACCCGCTCGACTCCGCCCCGGCCCCCggctccccgccgccgccgggctTCCTGGACGAGCTCTTCGGGAGCGCCGACTATGACGCCGTCGAGCCGGTGATGGGCGAGCTGTACGAGCGCCTGAGGCAGAGCGTCGACAAGGTGTCCGCGTTGGGCGACTTCCAGCGGCCTCTCCGTGTGCTGAAGCGGCTGGTGGGGATCCCCAACTGCGCCAAGGCTCTGGTACAGCACCCCAAGTGGATTCCTAAGAATCAAATCATGCTGATCGGGGAAGGAAGAACCATGGAGATCTGCAGCTTGCTTGGGGCCTTCTTCCATGTCAGTGCTATCCCCGACCGTGAGTTTGCAAGCCAGCCTGATGTTGGGCAACAGTGCTTCTCCGATGCATCCACACGTCGTCCAGCTGATTTACTGTCGTCATTCGCAGCAATACAAAATGTTATGAACAGCTTGCAGGATGGGCTGAGGGATGTTCTTCTAGTGCTGCTTAAGAATTCGGATACTCGAGAAAAGGTCCTTGAATATCTGGCAGCGGTGATAAACACAAACGCAGGAAGATCTGGCATGCGTGTGGACCCTTTGAAATGCGCAAGTTCGGGTATGTTTGTcaatcttagtggtgtcatgctcCGTCTATGCGAGCCCTTTTTGGATAAAATGGAGTCGATGAAGGGCAAGATTGATGTCAAGTACCTCTTCTGCAACAAAAGAGTAGATTTCAAGAGCTTGACCGCTGTAAATGCCTCTTCAGAAGAAGTCTCATCATGGATAGAGAGCTGGAGCCAAGATAATGCCAATGGAAAGGCAAATGAAGAGAATTTCTCTTTTATTTGCGAATGTTTTTTCATGACGGCAAGGGTACTTAACTTGGGAGTGATGAAAGCTGTGGCAGATCTTAAACATATCTCTCAGGAACTCTCAAGGTGTGAAGATGATTTGGAAGCAAACAAAGCAATCAGAGATCAAGGAGGAAGTTCACCACAGCTTGAGCAAGATATAACACGCTTGGAGAAGATAGTTGCAGCCTTATCCCAAGAACAGTTCTGCTATGAATCTCAGATACTAAGGGACAGTTCTTTTCTTCAGCGTGCACTATCTTTCTACAGATTAATGATATTGTGGTCAGTAGGCCTAGTTGGGGGATTTAAGATGCCTCTGCCATCAGAATGTCCCATGGAATTTTCTTGCATACCGGAGCATTTTCTTGATGATGCAATGGATTTACTTGCTCTAACCTCTAGAATTCCAAAAGCTCTGGAAGGCTTCCCATTGGATGATTTTCTCAATTTCAACATCATGTTCATGGCGAGCTCTACTTACATTAAAAATCCTTACCTGAAAGCAAAGATGGTTGAAGTTTTGAAAAGCTGGATGCCGCAAAGAAGAGGCTTGAAATCCACAGCCTCGTTATTTGAGGGGCACCAACTATGTCTCGATTATCTTGTCAAGAATCTTCTAAAGCTTTATGTGGATATTGAATTCACTGGCTCCCATACACAATTCTTTGACAAGTTTAATATTCGACACAACATTGCTGAGCTTCTTGAGTATTTATGGGATGTTCCCAGTCATCGAAATGCTTGGAGACAAATGGCTAAACAAGAGGAAAAGGGCGTCTACTTGAATTTTCTGAACTTCCTTATCAATGATAGCATCTATCTTCTTGATGAGAGTTTGAAAAGGATTCTCGAGCTAAAGGAAATAGAGGCTGAAATGGCTAATACTGTTGCATGGGAGAGCAGACCTGCTGAAGAAAGAGAGGAGCGGTTGCGCGCGTTTCatcagtcagagaatattgctcgATTTGATATGAAGCTCGCAAATGAGGATGTTGGGATGCTTGCTTTTACTTCAGAACAAATTCCAGCACCTTTGCTTCTTCCAGAAATGGTGGAAAGGGTGGCGAGCATGTTAAATTACTTCCTCTTGCAGCTTGCTGGTCCCCAGAGGAAATCGTTGACTGTAAAAGATCCAGAGAAGTACGAGTTCAAACCGAAGCAGCTATTGAAACAGATTGCTACCATCTATGTCCACATTGCAAGGGGTGATAAGGAAGCTATCTTTCCAGCTGCAATCTCAAAGGACGGAAGGTCATACAGTGAGCAGTTGTTTGCTAGCGCATCCAATATTTTGTGGAAGATTGGGGTAGATCCCCAAATCATACAGGAGTTTATGCAACTTGCAGATAAAGCAAaagctgctgcagctgaggccATGGATGCTGAGGCTATCCTCGGGGACATACCAGACGAATTTCTTGATCCGATTCAGTATACTCTGATGAAAGATCCTGTGATACTACCATCGTCTCGGGTCACAATAGATCGACCAGTTATTGTTCGGCATTTGCTCAGTGATGGCACTGATCCATTCAACCGCTCCCAGCTCACTCAAGACATGTTGATACCGGATACAGATCTCAAGTTGCGCATTGAAGAATTTGTCAGGTCCCAGCAGTCGAGGAAGCGGAGGGCTGTCGAC
- the LOC123413080 gene encoding WAT1-related protein At1g09380-like isoform X1 gives MKSVGNYLPLIGMILVQLGLAGLNVLSKLTMASGMSPYVLITYRNLVAAVFLAPFAFFFERKTWTSISKKTLLQIFLCSVVGATMNQVFYFVGLKYSRPTVASALNNTLPAVTFALAAALKMEPVAALAGKAKVGGTALCVAGSMLMTFYRGALIRTLDSPIHWPYVQRTMTAEAAAHAGGHAAALGAALVIASNVAWAVWFIIQKKMSNTFSSPYTTTVLMAAMASVQCSVIALAAERRLSAWALGFDIRLIGSLYAGVVASGIVIAVMSWCIQVRGPVFVSMFSPMMLIIVAVVGWGILGEKIRVGSVIGAVLIVVGLYTVLWGKGRDIVAAETAEDDDEEMMKTGGGEASNGAVVVVDGAAASRPCAAADRHEAAGRT, from the exons ATGAAGAGTGTTGGTAACTATTTGCCTCTAATTGGTATGATCCTGGTGCAGCTGGGTCTTGCTGGTCTGAATGTGTTGTCAAAGCTCACCATGGCGTCCGGCATGAGCCCTTACGTGCTCATCACCTACCGAAATCTTGTCGCGGCTGTCTTCCTCGCCCCCTTTGCTTTCTTCTTTGAACG AAAAACTTGGACCTCAATTAGCAAGAAGACACTATTACAAATTTTCTTATGCTCCGTTGTTGG CGCAACGATGAACCAGGTGTTTTACTTCGTGGGCCTCAAGTACAGCCGCCCGACCGTGGCGTCCGCGCTGAACAACACCCTCCCGGCGGTGACCTTCGCGCTGGCGGCGGCGCTCAAGATGGAGCCCGTGGCGGCCCTCGCCGGGAAGGCCAAGGTGGGCGGCACGGCGCTCTGCGTTGCTGGCTCCATGCTGATGACCTTCTACAGGGGCGCCCTCATCAGGACTCTGGACTCTCCGATCCACTGGCCGTACGTGCAGCGCACCATGACCGCCGAGGCCGCGGCACACGCCGGCGGGCACGCCGCCGCCCTCGGGGCGGCTCTGGTCATCGCCTCCAACGTTGCCTGGGCAGTCTGGTTCATCATTCAG AAGAAGATGTCCAACACCTTCTCGTCTCCGTACACGACGACGGTGTTAATGGCGGCAATGGCCAGCGTCCAGTGCAGCGTCATCGCGCTGGCTGCGGAGCGGAGGCTCTCGGCGTGGGCGCTGGGGTTCGATATCAGGCTCATCGGCTCGCTCTACGCG ggGGTGGTGGCGTCAGGGATTGTGATCGCGGTGATGTCGTGGTGCATCCAGGTGCGCGGGCCGGTGTTCGTGTCCATGTTCAGCCCCATGATGctcatcatcgtcgccgtcgtcggctgGGGCATCCTCGGCGAGAAGATACGCGTCGGCAG CGTGATCGGCGCCGTGCTCATAGTCGTGGGGCTGTACACGGTGCTCTGGGGCAAGGGAAGGGACATCGTTGCCGCCGAAACCGCGGAAGATGACGACGAGGAGATGATGAAAACCGGCGGCGGCGAAGCGAGCAACggggccgtcgtcgtcgtcgatggcGCGGCGGCCTCGCGGCCATGCGCCGCTGCTGATCGTCATGAAGCAGCGGGCCGGACGTAG
- the LOC123413080 gene encoding WAT1-related protein At1g09380-like isoform X2, giving the protein MKSVGNYLPLIGMILVQLGLAGLNVLSKLTMASGMSPYVLITYRNLVAAVFLAPFAFFFERATMNQVFYFVGLKYSRPTVASALNNTLPAVTFALAAALKMEPVAALAGKAKVGGTALCVAGSMLMTFYRGALIRTLDSPIHWPYVQRTMTAEAAAHAGGHAAALGAALVIASNVAWAVWFIIQKKMSNTFSSPYTTTVLMAAMASVQCSVIALAAERRLSAWALGFDIRLIGSLYAGVVASGIVIAVMSWCIQVRGPVFVSMFSPMMLIIVAVVGWGILGEKIRVGSVIGAVLIVVGLYTVLWGKGRDIVAAETAEDDDEEMMKTGGGEASNGAVVVVDGAAASRPCAAADRHEAAGRT; this is encoded by the exons ATGAAGAGTGTTGGTAACTATTTGCCTCTAATTGGTATGATCCTGGTGCAGCTGGGTCTTGCTGGTCTGAATGTGTTGTCAAAGCTCACCATGGCGTCCGGCATGAGCCCTTACGTGCTCATCACCTACCGAAATCTTGTCGCGGCTGTCTTCCTCGCCCCCTTTGCTTTCTTCTTTGAACG CGCAACGATGAACCAGGTGTTTTACTTCGTGGGCCTCAAGTACAGCCGCCCGACCGTGGCGTCCGCGCTGAACAACACCCTCCCGGCGGTGACCTTCGCGCTGGCGGCGGCGCTCAAGATGGAGCCCGTGGCGGCCCTCGCCGGGAAGGCCAAGGTGGGCGGCACGGCGCTCTGCGTTGCTGGCTCCATGCTGATGACCTTCTACAGGGGCGCCCTCATCAGGACTCTGGACTCTCCGATCCACTGGCCGTACGTGCAGCGCACCATGACCGCCGAGGCCGCGGCACACGCCGGCGGGCACGCCGCCGCCCTCGGGGCGGCTCTGGTCATCGCCTCCAACGTTGCCTGGGCAGTCTGGTTCATCATTCAG AAGAAGATGTCCAACACCTTCTCGTCTCCGTACACGACGACGGTGTTAATGGCGGCAATGGCCAGCGTCCAGTGCAGCGTCATCGCGCTGGCTGCGGAGCGGAGGCTCTCGGCGTGGGCGCTGGGGTTCGATATCAGGCTCATCGGCTCGCTCTACGCG ggGGTGGTGGCGTCAGGGATTGTGATCGCGGTGATGTCGTGGTGCATCCAGGTGCGCGGGCCGGTGTTCGTGTCCATGTTCAGCCCCATGATGctcatcatcgtcgccgtcgtcggctgGGGCATCCTCGGCGAGAAGATACGCGTCGGCAG CGTGATCGGCGCCGTGCTCATAGTCGTGGGGCTGTACACGGTGCTCTGGGGCAAGGGAAGGGACATCGTTGCCGCCGAAACCGCGGAAGATGACGACGAGGAGATGATGAAAACCGGCGGCGGCGAAGCGAGCAACggggccgtcgtcgtcgtcgatggcGCGGCGGCCTCGCGGCCATGCGCCGCTGCTGATCGTCATGAAGCAGCGGGCCGGACGTAG